In one window of Frigoriglobus tundricola DNA:
- a CDS encoding four helix bundle protein, with product MGVRNYSELIAWQKATDLVEAVYALSAGFSREEMCGLTTQVRRAAVSVPSNIAEGQGRWTTGEFVQFLGIANGSLREVGTQIHVAVRLGFVSRIDSETVLRLASEVGRLIYGLRNSLVD from the coding sequence ATGGGTGTGCGGAATTATTCCGAGTTGATTGCGTGGCAGAAAGCGACTGATCTCGTTGAGGCCGTGTACGCATTGAGCGCGGGGTTTTCACGAGAGGAGATGTGCGGTCTAACGACACAAGTCCGGCGTGCAGCGGTATCCGTCCCTTCGAACATTGCAGAGGGACAAGGGCGCTGGACAACGGGTGAGTTCGTCCAATTTCTTGGCATCGCGAACGGTTCGCTTCGGGAAGTTGGAACACAAATTCACGTCGCCGTGCGCCTGGGGTTCGTCTCCCGAATCGATTCCGAGACGGTGCTCCGGCTCGCTTCGGAAGTCGGACGGCTCATTTATGGTCTGAGAAATTCTTTGGTTGACTGA
- a CDS encoding glycosyltransferase family 87 protein — MTARRPAVRGASILAVGVLTAFAVYQALGVNLAPDFFIYRAGAEMGLRRESPYDGAKIRARVADQYPEEPILSAECGFFLPPQAVLVFAPFALLPYSTAKVFWALLNGLCAAAVIRVSAGALAARPLPLPLGGQLLLPLVLAWNYLTVAAVELGQTSLMLTGCIAAGLWAFDRGRPARGVALWSVAFIKPHLALPLVPLAWYLGGWKRSAALVALVVALNLVGATLAGGSPLFLADYVAYIGSSHKAVMFNRAGSNPEITSWNRLLFALTEPFAGDRFLIELTATLTAAGYLVWFVFVAGRGWLARAKPSAAWAVTAAVVGAVLCAQVQAYELLVLALAVPWVRELYAGGFWVRGSAAAALLLGQLVPLDVAGPLGIWTHRPLGVALLAVLVLMGPVGPLNRAPTPPPVAETTTTARRPEPGRR; from the coding sequence GTGACGGCCCGCCGACCGGCTGTGCGGGGCGCATCGATCCTGGCGGTCGGCGTCCTGACCGCGTTTGCGGTGTATCAGGCGCTCGGGGTGAACCTCGCTCCGGATTTTTTCATCTACCGCGCCGGAGCGGAGATGGGCTTGCGTCGCGAATCCCCTTACGACGGCGCGAAGATCCGGGCGCGGGTGGCGGACCAGTACCCCGAAGAACCGATCCTGAGCGCCGAGTGCGGCTTCTTTCTCCCGCCCCAGGCGGTGTTGGTCTTCGCACCGTTCGCGCTTCTGCCGTATTCGACGGCAAAAGTGTTCTGGGCGCTCCTCAACGGCCTGTGCGCCGCGGCCGTGATACGAGTGTCCGCGGGCGCCCTCGCGGCGCGCCCGCTCCCGCTCCCGCTCGGCGGCCAACTCCTCCTGCCGCTCGTCCTCGCGTGGAACTATCTCACGGTGGCGGCGGTGGAACTCGGTCAGACGAGCCTGATGCTCACGGGGTGCATCGCGGCCGGACTGTGGGCCTTCGACCGGGGCCGACCGGCGCGGGGAGTGGCACTGTGGTCGGTCGCGTTCATCAAACCGCACCTCGCGCTGCCCCTGGTTCCGCTAGCGTGGTACCTCGGCGGGTGGAAGCGGAGCGCCGCGCTCGTCGCACTCGTTGTCGCGCTGAACCTGGTCGGTGCGACCCTCGCCGGCGGCTCTCCGCTGTTCCTCGCGGATTATGTGGCCTACATCGGCTCGTCGCACAAGGCCGTCATGTTCAACCGGGCCGGCTCGAACCCGGAAATCACGAGCTGGAACCGCCTCCTCTTCGCACTGACCGAACCGTTCGCGGGCGATCGGTTCCTCATCGAGCTGACCGCGACCCTCACCGCGGCCGGGTATCTCGTATGGTTCGTGTTCGTAGCGGGCCGCGGCTGGCTCGCGCGCGCGAAGCCGTCGGCGGCCTGGGCCGTGACCGCGGCTGTGGTTGGTGCGGTGCTGTGCGCACAGGTGCAGGCGTATGAACTGCTCGTCCTTGCGCTGGCGGTACCGTGGGTGCGAGAGCTGTACGCGGGTGGGTTCTGGGTGCGCGGATCGGCGGCGGCGGCTCTTCTGCTGGGGCAACTCGTGCCGCTCGACGTGGCCGGTCCGCTCGGTATCTGGACGCACCGCCCGCTCGGCGTCGCGCTTCTCGCGGTGCTGGTGCTCATGGGACCGGTCGGTCCGCTGAACCGGGCCCCAACCCCACCGCCGGTCGCGGAAACGACTACCACCGCGCGCCGACCGGAACCGGGCCGACGGTGA
- a CDS encoding glycosyltransferase family 87 protein: MADTGPSAAAAPRSFGLRSGAVPRTDPLPFLAAGLLFFIALVVASKDDLNRDFFIYRIGSVLGLRGDWPYDVPKIRALVAERFPDPNPDETSFVNNNGYFPPPLAIVFYAPFAALPWAASKIAWAGTMFLAAVAIARLPRAFRAPNEPPTVLPLVWRLVGVALVLNYLSVAIIAVGQTPLLFVGCVIAGQWCFDRGRLWPGALLWAVPFVKPHLALPLVALAWCLGGWKRAGAVFAVVAALNLIGATLAGGSPLAIREYLDYVPVAHKAVLYNRAELNPQITSWNRLLFSLGGPLVELTIVTTVIGYLVWGALVLGRCAAAGARPSPAWALAATVVGGMLCCQVLGYETLALVLTIPWVRELFAARHRWQGTVAVLLLLLQQVSRETFEPLGIDFHRSIGVALFAVLVLIGPVRPVVEPREPRS, from the coding sequence GTGGCTGACACCGGTCCGAGTGCCGCCGCGGCCCCCCGCTCGTTTGGTCTCCGGAGCGGTGCGGTTCCCCGGACGGACCCGCTCCCGTTCCTCGCGGCCGGGCTGCTCTTCTTCATCGCTCTCGTCGTCGCATCCAAAGACGATCTGAACCGAGACTTCTTCATCTACCGCATCGGCTCCGTCCTGGGCCTCCGCGGGGACTGGCCCTACGACGTACCCAAGATCCGGGCGCTCGTGGCGGAACGGTTTCCCGACCCGAACCCGGACGAAACCAGCTTCGTCAACAACAACGGCTACTTCCCTCCGCCGCTAGCGATCGTGTTCTACGCGCCATTCGCCGCGCTCCCGTGGGCGGCCTCGAAGATCGCCTGGGCCGGCACCATGTTCCTGGCGGCGGTGGCGATCGCCCGCTTGCCGAGAGCGTTTCGTGCGCCGAACGAGCCGCCAACCGTGCTGCCGCTTGTGTGGCGCCTGGTGGGGGTCGCGCTGGTTCTGAATTACCTTTCCGTCGCGATCATCGCGGTCGGACAAACGCCGCTCTTGTTCGTGGGATGTGTGATCGCGGGGCAGTGGTGCTTCGACCGCGGTCGGTTGTGGCCCGGGGCGCTGCTGTGGGCCGTGCCGTTCGTAAAACCGCACCTCGCGCTGCCGCTCGTCGCGCTCGCGTGGTGCCTCGGGGGCTGGAAACGGGCCGGCGCGGTGTTCGCCGTGGTCGCCGCGCTCAACCTGATTGGCGCCACGCTCGCCGGCGGCTCGCCACTGGCGATTCGCGAGTACCTCGACTACGTCCCGGTCGCACACAAAGCCGTGCTCTACAACCGCGCGGAGCTGAACCCGCAGATCACGAGTTGGAACCGGCTCCTCTTTTCGCTCGGCGGTCCGCTCGTCGAACTGACCATCGTGACCACCGTGATCGGGTACCTCGTCTGGGGCGCGCTCGTACTCGGGCGGTGTGCGGCGGCGGGTGCGCGGCCGTCCCCGGCGTGGGCGCTCGCGGCGACCGTCGTCGGGGGAATGCTGTGCTGTCAGGTGCTGGGGTACGAAACGCTCGCCCTCGTGCTGACGATTCCCTGGGTGCGTGAGCTGTTCGCGGCCAGGCACCGGTGGCAGGGCACGGTTGCGGTGCTGCTGCTCCTGCTCCAGCAGGTCTCGCGCGAGACGTTCGAGCCGCTGGGCATCGACTTTCACCGGTCGATCGGGGTCGCTCTGTTCGCGGTGCTGGTACTCATCGGTCCCGTGCGCCCGGTCGTCGAACCGCGGGAGCCGCGCTCGTGA
- a CDS encoding dihydrolipoamide acetyltransferase family protein, translated as MDFPLPPVGEGLIEVELVRWLVRPGDAVARGQGLAEVMSDKASMEVPSPFAGTITALAATPGTKIQVGQHLLSYNAVGDGAQTTSASGGHKPPEASSETFPDASSETSPDATRSETPLASGRAGAAAVASTARGAQAARSPSVTPSNGHSSNPQPPAAPSVRMLARKLGVDLTRVHGSGPHGRILLDDLTPFLAPKPSNGVRAATGTSGTDTSKFDFGVAGTRQKLIGLRRKIAEHMVESKRHIPHYSYIDECDMTDVVRLRSQLREPLAKAGVKLTYLAFFVKAVSRALKEVPIVNSTFDEAAGEVVLHDRYHIGVAVAAPNGLIVPVVKDTDKKDVATIATDIERLSSDAKAGKSKIDDLRGSTFTVTSIGGIGGLISTPIINHPEVGIMGVGKVVKRPVYDAAGTLRPADIVYLSFSFDHRVLDGAIGAAFGNAVMRYLHAPALLLLPEKLGG; from the coding sequence ATGGACTTTCCTCTCCCGCCCGTCGGCGAAGGTTTGATCGAAGTGGAACTGGTCCGCTGGCTGGTCCGACCGGGCGATGCGGTCGCGCGCGGGCAGGGGCTGGCCGAGGTGATGTCGGACAAGGCGAGCATGGAAGTGCCGTCGCCGTTCGCGGGCACGATCACCGCACTGGCCGCGACGCCGGGCACGAAGATCCAGGTCGGGCAACACCTTTTGAGCTACAACGCGGTGGGTGACGGCGCGCAAACGACCTCGGCGAGCGGGGGGCATAAGCCCCCCGAGGCCAGTAGCGAGACATTCCCCGACGCGAGTAGCGAGACGTCCCCCGACGCGACGCGTAGCGAGACCCCTCTTGCTTCTGGTCGAGCGGGCGCCGCAGCCGTCGCCTCTACGGCTCGGGGGGCTCAAGCCGCCCGCTCGCCGAGCGTCACGCCGTCCAACGGCCACTCCTCCAACCCGCAGCCGCCCGCGGCGCCGTCGGTGCGGATGCTCGCCCGGAAACTCGGTGTGGATCTCACCCGGGTCCACGGGTCCGGCCCGCACGGTCGCATCCTCCTCGACGATCTCACGCCGTTCCTGGCACCCAAGCCGAGCAACGGCGTGCGCGCCGCCACCGGTACGTCCGGCACCGATACGTCGAAGTTCGACTTCGGCGTCGCCGGGACGCGCCAGAAGCTGATCGGCCTGCGGCGGAAGATCGCCGAGCACATGGTCGAGTCGAAGCGGCACATCCCGCACTATTCGTACATCGACGAGTGCGACATGACCGATGTGGTGCGGCTGCGGAGCCAGCTCCGCGAGCCGCTCGCAAAGGCCGGCGTGAAGCTCACGTACCTCGCCTTCTTCGTGAAGGCCGTGTCGCGGGCGCTCAAAGAAGTGCCCATCGTTAACAGCACGTTCGACGAAGCGGCCGGCGAAGTGGTGCTGCACGACAGGTACCACATCGGGGTCGCCGTCGCGGCCCCCAACGGGCTCATCGTGCCCGTGGTCAAGGACACCGACAAAAAGGACGTGGCGACCATCGCCACCGACATCGAGCGGCTCAGTAGCGACGCCAAGGCCGGTAAGAGCAAGATCGACGACCTGCGCGGCAGCACCTTCACGGTCACGTCCATCGGCGGCATCGGCGGGCTAATCTCGACGCCGATCATCAACCACCCCGAGGTCGGGATCATGGGCGTCGGGAAGGTCGTGAAGCGGCCGGTGTACGACGCGGCCGGCACCTTGCGCCCGGCGGACATCGTGTACCTGTCCTTCTCGTTCGACCACCGTGTCCTCGACGGGGCCATCGGCGCCGCGTTCGGCAACGCGGTGATGCGGTACCTGCACGCCCCGGCGCTGCTGCTCCTGCCGGAGAAACTCGGTGGCTGA
- a CDS encoding alpha-ketoacid dehydrogenase subunit beta codes for MANMAQAVRMALHYGETHLGVTDVFGEDVGPPLGGVFTATQGLRTAWNTPLDERGIIGTAMGIAYAGGRPVCEIQFCDYAFNVLDMFKIAGNQRWASGGGYDMPLVVMTPNGAGIRGSLYHSHSFESWASRLPGWKVVMPSNALDAYGLMLAAIKDPNPVLVLLPKALLRARDTRLIPGEPADADELSRMIDAPVNDRAGWEPQWPDLGDHTVPIGSAALVREGTAGTVISYGRPLPVCAQAADELARDHGRTFDVIDLRSIFPYDWDTISKSVLKTGRVLIVNEDTEVTNFGEHLLRRVVDEHFYDLAVRPRTLMGKHVPGIGMNQNYEVNSVPQLGDVRTALWDLATEAA; via the coding sequence ATGGCGAACATGGCTCAAGCGGTGCGGATGGCCCTGCATTACGGCGAGACGCACCTCGGCGTGACGGACGTGTTCGGTGAGGACGTCGGCCCGCCGCTCGGCGGGGTGTTCACCGCGACCCAGGGCCTGAGGACCGCGTGGAACACGCCCCTGGACGAGCGCGGCATCATCGGCACCGCGATGGGGATCGCCTACGCGGGCGGCCGGCCCGTCTGCGAGATTCAGTTCTGCGACTACGCGTTCAACGTACTGGACATGTTTAAGATTGCCGGCAACCAGCGGTGGGCCAGCGGCGGCGGGTACGACATGCCGCTCGTCGTGATGACCCCCAACGGGGCCGGCATCCGGGGCAGCCTGTACCACTCGCACAGCTTCGAGAGCTGGGCGAGCCGGCTGCCGGGGTGGAAGGTCGTGATGCCGTCCAACGCCCTGGACGCGTACGGCCTCATGCTCGCGGCGATCAAGGACCCGAACCCGGTTCTGGTGCTGTTGCCCAAGGCGCTGCTCCGGGCGCGGGACACGCGGCTGATCCCCGGCGAGCCGGCCGATGCCGACGAACTGAGCCGGATGATCGACGCCCCCGTGAACGACCGCGCCGGGTGGGAGCCGCAGTGGCCGGACCTCGGAGACCACACGGTGCCGATCGGCTCGGCGGCGCTCGTGCGCGAAGGCACCGCGGGAACGGTGATCAGCTACGGCCGCCCGCTCCCGGTGTGCGCGCAGGCGGCCGACGAACTGGCCCGGGACCACGGCCGCACGTTCGACGTGATCGACCTGCGGAGCATCTTCCCGTACGACTGGGACACGATCTCGAAGAGCGTGCTGAAAACCGGCCGCGTGCTGATCGTGAACGAGGACACCGAGGTGACGAACTTCGGCGAGCACCTGCTCCGTCGGGTCGTTGACGAGCACTTCTACGACCTCGCCGTGCGGCCGCGGACGCTCATGGGCAAGCACGTGCCGGGCATCGGGATGAACCAGAACTACGAGGTCAACAGCGTCCCCCAGCTCGGCGACGTCCGCACCGCGCTGTGGGACCTGGCGACCGAAGCGGCTTAA